The window TTACGGAACAACGCGATCGGGCCGAGGAATTCGCGGAGGGATACGTCGCCGTCGCCGTTCCGGTCCATTTTTTCGAACCACTCGGGGCCGCTGGCTCGCGCCGGCCGGCTCGCCATGTCCGTAACACGCGGAGTGCGAAGCGGGACGACGAGGGTGATCGATTCGACTTCCGCCCGGACGATCACCCGCCGCGGAAGACTGGCCGGGCTGATGTTGCCGTCCCGGTCGGCGTAAGACTTCAGCACAGCGGCCGCCTCAACCAGTTCGCGGGGCGTAAGCCGGCCGTCGCCGTCCTTGTCTAATAGCTCGAAGAGGCCGTTCCCCTCGTCGACGAACCGGACATTCACGCGGCACCCGACCAGTGGGGCGAGGAGTTTCAGGGCCGCTTCGGCTTCTTTCGCCGGATCGAGTTTGCCGTCGGCGTTCCGGTCGGCGAAATCGAACAGTGCGAGCGCGAGAGGGTCACTTTCGATCGCCTTCCGGGCGACGGGCCCGCCGTCTTTGGCCAGGTCTTTCAGTCGCTTGCGGAGGCCGTTGGCTTGTTCGTCCCAGGCCGCGCGAAGCGATGGCCGGTCGTCGCGGGGCCGTTCGAAGCGGAAGAAAGTACCCGGCCACGCGGCCACGACTGGGCCGTCTGGTTTCGTGGTGATTTGTGCCCCGCGTGTTCCCGGCGAAGGTGCGGACCACCGGGCCGCCTGATCGGGTGGGCTGAACGACAGCGCGAGTTCCGCGGCCGGCGATTGGCGGAGCCATTCCGCCAGTTCGGCCGTATCGAGGCGGCCATTCCCGTCCTTGTCGAGCGCCGCGAAGGTTGCCGCGTCGGCGCCGAATTCAGCCCGTGTCAGGGCCGTGGCCCGCGCGGACCCGCGGGTCGTGAGCAGGTACTTCACCGCACGGTCGTCGTCCGCCGGGAGGAAGAGGATGTCGGGCGACGCGGAGCCCGCCTCGGGCGTCGCGCGCATGCCGAGCGCTACGGGGGTGCGAACAGCTGCCGTGCTGACGGCACGCCCCAACAACTCCGGGCCGGACAGAATTTCGTCTTCGTTAACGTCCAGAATCGCGAGGCGTTCGCGGGCAGTCTTCAGTTCGCCGGGCGAGATCTTGCCGTCTTTGTCGGCGTCGAGGTGCCGGAACAGGGCGGCCGAGAGGGCGGCCGAGTCGGTCGGGCCGGTGACGCCGCTCAGGTCAATCGCCCCGGCCCCGGCAGTGCGGATCGCTTCGGCGAACGCCGCCCGGGTGACGTTCTCGTCCCGCTTCGGGAACGTGAGCTGAATGGGCGAAGTGGTCATCCCTTCCTGGTCGATGCCGAGCATGATGTCCCGGCCTCGCCGCAGCGCCGGCGGTGCCAGCAGGGCTCGCTCGGCCTGGTCCAGCACGCCGTCGCCGTTCCGGTCGCAAAAGGCGAAGAGCGCGTCCACGGCGGCAGCCCACCCGGCGTCGACCGGCTTGCCGTCGATCGCGACGTGCAGGCGAACCCGGTAAGGCCCGCCGGGACCGAAGTAAACGACGTCCCGGACGCTTCCGGCAACCGGCGCGGGAGCGGGTTCCGCTGCGGCGAGGGAGACCACTGCCAGGATCACCGCCGTTAGGGTTGTCCCAATCGTCCGGGTGGTCATGCCAGCACCTCGCGGATCGGCTTCCCGGCCTGGTCGACGATGCGGATCGGACGGCCGACGTTGGACAGGTTTTGCTTTTCGTGGTCGATGCCCAGCGCCTTGCACATCGTCGCCAGCACGTCCGGCACGCCGACGGGCCGCTCTTCCACCTTGGTCCCGTCCTTGCTCGTCCGACCGACCGCCTGGCCGCCTTGGATGCCGCCGCCCGCGAGGACCACGGACCACGCCTCCGAGAAGTGGTCCCGGCCCTTTTGCGGGTTGATCTTTGGCGTCCGGCCGAATTCGCCCATGCAGGCGATCAGCGTGGAATCGAGGAGCCCGCGGTCTTTCAAATCGCGCACGAGGGTCGACCACGCCGGGTCGAGTACGCCGCACAGGTTCTTGACGCTGTCGAAGTTGTTGGCGTGGGTGTCCCATCCGTCGAGCGTCACCTCCACGAACGGCACCCCGCGTTCGACGAGCCGGCGGGCGAGCAGGCAGCCCTGGCCGAACAGGTTTCGGCCGTAGGCGTCCCGCACCGCCGGGTTCTCGCCGGACAGGTCGAACGCCTTGGTCGTCTCGGGCTTCATCAGTCGGGCGGCCGCCTGGTACGCGGTCCGGTGACTGTCCCCGGCGGTGCCCGGTCGCGCGGCGAGGAAGTCGGCTTCCAGGTCACCGAGGAGGGCGAGCCGGTCGTCGGCCCGCGGGTTGCTCACGCCGGAGTAGTGGTCGAGGTTTTGCACCTTGAGTTGCAGGTCGACGCTGTCGCCGCCGTTGCGGCCCGGTGCGGCGGATTGGCCGTCCGCGACGATGAGCGGGGCGTATTGCGGGCCGAGGAAGCCGGGGCCGAACGCATTTTGCGACAGCCCGCGTTGCGGGGCGACGCTCACGAACGGCGGCAGGTCGGCGGTCTCGTCGCGCAATTCCTTGGCCACGAGCGAGCCGAGAGTCGGGAAGTCGATCGCGCCCTGGGGCAGGGTGCCGGTGCGGATGAGGTAGGTCGCCCGGCCGTGGTCGCCTTCCTTGGTCGACATCGAGCGGACGACCGCGAGCCGGTCGCCGAGGGCGGCCAGCTTGGGCAGGTGTTCGCTGATCCGCAGGCCCGGGGCCGCGGTGGCGATTTCCTTCGACGGCCCCCCGTTCGCGTGCCCAGGCTTGAGATCCCAGAGGTCGATGGTAGCCGGCCCGCCGTTCAGCCAAAGCAGGACGCACGACCGCTTCCGCGCCGGGTCTGCCCCGGCCGCGTGCGCGAGCCGGCCAAACCAGCCGGACACCGACACGGAAACCGCTGCCCCCGCCCCGGCACGAAGCCATTCCCGGCGGTCGAGACGTGTTCGCATGGCAATCGCCCTCATGGTTTGCCGCAGATGAACGCAGATAAACGCGGATCAGAAAAGATTAAATTAATCGGATCTTATCTATCTTTTGTCTCTTATCTGCGTTCATCTGCGGCGAAAAATCTTAGAAACCATCTCAGAAAGTATAATGTACCAGGGCAGGAGGTTACGGGAAATCGCGGAGCGAGTGTATGACGGCGGACAGAGAATCGATCCTTCCGACGATCTGGGAGGTATCCGATGATTTATGGGCGAGGATCGAACCGATCCTTGCGGCGGCCTGGCCTCGGCGAGACCCCCGTGGTCGGCATCACGCGGATTGGCGTAGGTGCCTGAACGGGATCATCTACCAGATGCGGACCGGGTGCCAATGGAATGCGTTGCCCAAGGTGCTGGGTGACGACAGCACGGTTCACCGTTGGTATCAACGCTGGTGTCGCTTGGGTGTGATGGAAAAGATCTGGGCGGATCTGGTCCAGACATGTGATGATCTGGGGCAAGTCCATTGGGACTGGCAGAGCGCTGACGGGTGCATGGGGAAGGCCCGTCACGGCGGCGACCACATCGGCAAAAACCCAACGGATCGAGGGAAAAACGGGACGAAGCGGAGCATCGTGGTGGACGAACAGGGTGGACCACTGGGGGTGGTCATTGACGGGGCGAATCGACACGATGCGAAGTTATTGAAGGCGACGATCGAGGCGATCGTCATCGAGCGGCCGGATCCCAAAGAACACGAGCAACATCTGTGTTTGGATAAAGCGTACGATAATCCGTCCGGCCAGTCTGCGGCGAGTGAGGCCCAATACACCCCTCACATCCGCCGAATCGGCGAGGAGAAGACAACGGTCACGGCCAAGCACCCGGATGGCAAGCCGCGTCGTTGGGTGGTTGAGCGTACCCTGAGTTGGCTGAATCGTTGCCGAGCCATCTTGGTCCGTTATGCAAAAAACGGAAAGAATTATTTGGGCTTAGTCCAGTTAGCGTGTTCCTTGATCTGGTATCGTAGACTCTTCCGCCTCAATGGGTTAGGTTGACGCCTATTTTGAGATGGTTTCTTAATGGTTTGTGCGGAACTCGGCGCCGTTCAGCAGCGCCCAGAAGACGTCGGCGTACCGCTCCTTTTCCGCGCCGGTGCCGACGTGGGTGAGCGAGCGGGTTCGCTCCGCCTGGCTGGGCTCGCGGCCGAGGGCGGTCATGTACAGGGCGGTGATGCGGTCCGCGGGCGTCAGGCCGGGGAGCGTGACGACCGCGCCTAATGTCCTGCTCGCGCTGACTGTTGTCGCGGCCCCGACGAGGTTACCGTTCATCAGCGTCAGGGCCTGGATGATCGTGGTCGGCGACTCGGTCCGTCGGCCGGACAACGCGAACGCCTCCTGAAACTCTCGCCGGCCGGGGCCGCCGTTTTGCAGGTACATGCCGCCCGGCCCTTCGAGCCCGGCTCCCGTCGCGACGGCGAGGCTGTCGAAGATCTGCTCCGGGGACAGCGCCTGAACCGGGAACCGCGCGAACAGGCGGGCGTCCCGCTGGCCGGGATGAGTGAGCGCGCTCGACCGCTGGAACGCCTCACTGCGGCAGATCGCTCGCAGGATGTACTTGGTGTCGAAGCCCGAATCCACGAACGCCCGCGCGAGGGCGTCGAGCAGTTCGGGGTGGCTGGGCAGGTTCTGGTCGTGGGCGTCATCGACCGGGTCGACGAGACCGATGCCGAACGCGAAGCTCCAGAGCCGGTTGACGGCCGCCCGCGCGAAGAACGGGTTATCCGGCGCGGTCAGCCACGCGGCCAGCGTCACCCGCGGGCTCTTCTTGAACCGCCACTCCGGTTCCTTGTCGTCCAGGAATGTCGCGGGGACGGCCCGGTCGCTGTTCGGGATGAGCAGTTCGCGGCGGTCGAGGATTTCGCGCAACCCGCCCCCGGCGGTCGGCCGCTCGACGCCGCCGAAGAACGCGGCTAGTCCCCAGAACTGGTCCCGCGTCCATCGGGCGAACTTGTGGTCGTGGCACTGGGCGCATTCGAGTTGCACGCCGAGGAAGAGCCGGGCGGTGGCGGCCGCCAGGTTCTCGGGC is drawn from Fimbriiglobus ruber and contains these coding sequences:
- a CDS encoding IS5 family transposase; translated protein: MTADRESILPTIWEVSDDLWARIEPILAAAWPRRDPRGRHHADWRRCLNGIIYQMRTGCQWNALPKVLGDDSTVHRWYQRWCRLGVMEKIWADLVQTCDDLGQVHWDWQSADGCMGKARHGGDHIGKNPTDRGKNGTKRSIVVDEQGGPLGVVIDGANRHDAKLLKATIEAIVIERPDPKEHEQHLCLDKAYDNPSGQSAASEAQYTPHIRRIGEEKTTVTAKHPDGKPRRWVVERTLSWLNRCRAILVRYAKNGKNYLGLVQLACSLIWYRRLFRLNGLG
- a CDS encoding DUF1549 and DUF1553 domain-containing protein, with amino-acid sequence MTTWKAGMIVALVVAACTGPVSAAEAVARRSTRPDPAALAAVIDRYVGEKARSADVTPTPLADDATFFRRIHLTLAGRIPTPSAVRLFLADTDPNKRAAAVDKLLASVAYANHMTTTWRGWLLPEASTNAEVAGAVSGFEAWLHNQIRADVPYDQFVAELLTAPLDGRRPASRGRPAADTDEAANPLAFYIAKEAKPENLAAATARLFLGVQLECAQCHDHKFARWTRDQFWGLAAFFGGVERPTAGGGLREILDRRELLIPNSDRAVPATFLDDKEPEWRFKKSPRVTLAAWLTAPDNPFFARAAVNRLWSFAFGIGLVDPVDDAHDQNLPSHPELLDALARAFVDSGFDTKYILRAICRSEAFQRSSALTHPGQRDARLFARFPVQALSPEQIFDSLAVATGAGLEGPGGMYLQNGGPGRREFQEAFALSGRRTESPTTIIQALTLMNGNLVGAATTVSASRTLGAVVTLPGLTPADRITALYMTALGREPSQAERTRSLTHVGTGAEKERYADVFWALLNGAEFRTNH
- a CDS encoding EF-hand domain-containing protein, with translation MTTRTIGTTLTAVILAVVSLAAAEPAPAPVAGSVRDVVYFGPGGPYRVRLHVAIDGKPVDAGWAAAVDALFAFCDRNGDGVLDQAERALLAPPALRRGRDIMLGIDQEGMTTSPIQLTFPKRDENVTRAAFAEAIRTAGAGAIDLSGVTGPTDSAALSAALFRHLDADKDGKISPGELKTARERLAILDVNEDEILSGPELLGRAVSTAAVRTPVALGMRATPEAGSASPDILFLPADDDRAVKYLLTTRGSARATALTRAEFGADAATFAALDKDGNGRLDTAELAEWLRQSPAAELALSFSPPDQAARWSAPSPGTRGAQITTKPDGPVVAAWPGTFFRFERPRDDRPSLRAAWDEQANGLRKRLKDLAKDGGPVARKAIESDPLALALFDFADRNADGKLDPAKEAEAALKLLAPLVGCRVNVRFVDEGNGLFELLDKDGDGRLTPRELVEAAAVLKSYADRDGNISPASLPRRVIVRAEVESITLVVPLRTPRVTDMASRPARASGPEWFEKMDRNGDGDVSLREFLGPIALFRKLDRDGDELLSPEEAKDLDR
- a CDS encoding DUF1501 domain-containing protein; this translates as MRTRLDRREWLRAGAGAAVSVSVSGWFGRLAHAAGADPARKRSCVLLWLNGGPATIDLWDLKPGHANGGPSKEIATAAPGLRISEHLPKLAALGDRLAVVRSMSTKEGDHGRATYLIRTGTLPQGAIDFPTLGSLVAKELRDETADLPPFVSVAPQRGLSQNAFGPGFLGPQYAPLIVADGQSAAPGRNGGDSVDLQLKVQNLDHYSGVSNPRADDRLALLGDLEADFLAARPGTAGDSHRTAYQAAARLMKPETTKAFDLSGENPAVRDAYGRNLFGQGCLLARRLVERGVPFVEVTLDGWDTHANNFDSVKNLCGVLDPAWSTLVRDLKDRGLLDSTLIACMGEFGRTPKINPQKGRDHFSEAWSVVLAGGGIQGGQAVGRTSKDGTKVEERPVGVPDVLATMCKALGIDHEKQNLSNVGRPIRIVDQAGKPIREVLA